From Methylococcus capsulatus:
TGGCCATGGCATCTGCGCCGGAAAAGATGCCGCCGCAGGCGATGATGGGCAGCCGGCCCTGCAAGACATCAGCCAGCTGCGCGACGACCGCGGTCGAACGCGAAAACAATGGTTTGCCGCTCAGGCCGCCGGCCTCTTCGGCATATTTCAGTCCCTCCACGCCGTGCCGGGAAGCCGTGGTGTTGGTGGCAATGACGGCGTCCACACCGTGGCGGACCAGGGCTCTGGCCAGCGCCTGGATCTCCTCCGGATTCATGTCGGGGGCGACCTTCAGAGCCAGCGGCACCCGTCTGCCATGTTCTCCCATCAGTTTCTCGCGTTCCTGCATCAACCCGCCCAGCAATTCGTCGAGCTGGGCGCCGAACTGCAGGCTGCGCAGGCCAGGCGTGTTGGGGGAGGAGACGTTGAGGGTGACGTAGTGGGCATATGGATAGACCGCTCTGAGCCCCTCGCGGTAATCGTCCAGCGCCCGCTCCACCGGGGTCGTCAGGTTCTTGCCGATATTGATCCCCAGGATGCCGCGGTAACGGGCTTGTCGGACTCGGCCGATGAGGTGTGCCACGCCCAAGTTGTTGAAGCCCATACGGTTGATGATGGCGCCTGCCTCGGGCAGCCGGAACAACCGGGGTCTGGGATTGCCGGGCTGGGAG
This genomic window contains:
- a CDS encoding quinone-dependent dihydroorotate dehydrogenase: MKVCRLQPTTRLMYEKLLRPLLFRLDPETAHTLSLSALRMVSKLGPLNPWEQTLSASPRIVMGLKFPNPVGLAAGLDKNGDCIDGLAALGFGFLEIGTVTPRSQPGNPRPRLFRLPEAGAIINRMGFNNLGVAHLIGRVRQARYRGILGINIGKNLTTPVERALDDYREGLRAVYPYAHYVTLNVSSPNTPGLRSLQFGAQLDELLGGLMQEREKLMGEHGRRVPLALKVAPDMNPEEIQALARALVRHGVDAVIATNTTASRHGVEGLKYAEEAGGLSGKPLFSRSTAVVAQLADVLQGRLPIIACGGIFSGADAMAKLEAGASLVQVYTGFIYRGPALLAEIGRTLATP